Proteins encoded in a region of the Paucibacter sediminis genome:
- a CDS encoding enoyl-CoA hydratase/isomerase family protein produces the protein MADYQTLLLRHEGGVLHLTLNRPELRNALSMAMVAELRAALAAAEADATVRVIVLRGAGGHFCAGGDLKDMAGARMRLADEGPSVLAEMNAAFGHLCGAFAASRLAIVALLEGVVMGGGFGLACVADVALGGETVSFRLPETSLGVVPAQIAPFLVERLGYSQARRLAVTGGKLDGRAALALGLLHELHGVGAELDAALQRVLGEILQCAPAALAATKQLMARARLHAPASLVDEAAEAFTRAALGPEGMEGVSAFLEKRKPAWAPV, from the coding sequence ATGGCCGATTACCAGACCCTGCTGCTGCGCCATGAGGGCGGCGTGCTGCACCTGACGCTGAATCGCCCCGAGCTGCGCAACGCGCTCTCGATGGCCATGGTGGCCGAGCTGCGCGCCGCGCTCGCGGCAGCCGAGGCCGATGCCACGGTGCGCGTGATCGTGCTGCGCGGTGCGGGCGGGCATTTCTGCGCCGGCGGCGATCTCAAGGACATGGCCGGCGCGCGCATGCGCCTGGCCGACGAAGGCCCGTCCGTGCTGGCCGAGATGAACGCCGCCTTCGGCCATCTCTGCGGCGCCTTCGCGGCCAGCAGGCTGGCCATCGTGGCGCTGCTGGAGGGCGTGGTGATGGGCGGCGGCTTCGGCCTGGCCTGCGTGGCCGACGTGGCCCTGGGCGGCGAGACGGTGAGCTTCCGCCTGCCCGAGACCTCGCTGGGCGTGGTGCCGGCACAGATCGCGCCCTTCCTGGTGGAGCGCCTGGGCTACTCGCAGGCCCGCCGCCTCGCCGTCACCGGCGGCAAGCTCGATGGGCGCGCGGCCCTGGCCCTGGGCCTGCTGCACGAGCTGCACGGCGTTGGCGCCGAGCTGGATGCGGCCCTGCAGCGCGTGCTGGGCGAGATCCTGCAATGCGCACCGGCCGCGCTGGCCGCCACCAAGCAGCTGATGGCGCGCGCGCGCCTGCATGCGCCGGCCAGCCTGGTGGACGAGGCGGCCGAGGCCTTCACCCGCGCGGCGCTGGGGCCCGAGGGCATGGAGGGCGTGAGCGCCTTTCTCGAGAAACGCAAGCCGGCATGGGCTCCCGTATGA
- a CDS encoding methyl-accepting chemotaxis protein, whose amino-acid sequence MFIQFADLTTMPSLSIRKRLILAAAFVGLCMAGLALYAQLSLRASEQATEAFFTRPQVQARQAGELKAALGTLFMHEKNMLISYELLSEAQRHEQLWRASWREAEGLLASLRALRPDAESGAALAELEAGLRGYRSGFEPVMKEVLEERLLTPAEGNRAMQPVLPAVQRAQAALQTLVRVSAAQADEARAALEARARHTRWVLTLGLSVCLALCLAVLLLTTRSVVRAIGAARAAAERIAAGDLSVAIVPQGDDEAAQMLLALARMQQSLAGLVGEVRDTTAGLHAASQDIASGNQDLSERSEHSASSLQQTSACMALLSDKVQRSAADAQTARALASDASRVATRGGEVVAQVVQTMDEIQASSKRIGDIVGVIDGLAFQTNILALNAAVEAARAGEQGRGFAVVAAEVRSLATRSAEAAKEIKQLIGASVHKVGSGTALVVDAGQTMQDIVQSVRSVSATIAGISASAQQQSQELGEVSSAVAQLDELTQRNAALVEQSAAAAEGLRERAERLQGLVAGFRC is encoded by the coding sequence ATGTTCATTCAATTTGCCGACCTCACCACCATGCCCAGCCTCAGCATCCGCAAGCGCCTCATCCTGGCCGCCGCCTTCGTGGGCCTGTGCATGGCCGGCCTGGCGCTCTATGCGCAGCTGAGCCTGCGCGCCAGCGAGCAGGCCACCGAAGCCTTCTTCACCCGCCCCCAGGTGCAGGCGCGCCAGGCCGGCGAACTCAAGGCCGCGCTCGGCACGCTCTTCATGCACGAGAAGAACATGCTGATCAGCTACGAGCTGCTCAGCGAGGCGCAGCGCCATGAGCAGCTGTGGCGGGCCAGCTGGCGCGAGGCCGAGGGCCTGCTCGCCAGCCTGCGCGCGCTGCGGCCCGACGCGGAAAGCGGTGCCGCGCTGGCCGAGCTGGAGGCCGGCCTGCGCGGCTACCGCAGCGGTTTCGAGCCGGTGATGAAGGAAGTGCTGGAGGAGCGCCTGCTCACCCCGGCCGAGGGCAACCGCGCCATGCAGCCGGTGCTGCCCGCGGTGCAGCGCGCCCAGGCCGCGCTGCAGACCCTGGTGCGCGTCAGCGCGGCCCAGGCCGACGAGGCGCGCGCGGCGCTGGAGGCGCGCGCCCGCCACACGCGCTGGGTGCTGACGCTGGGGCTGAGCGTCTGCCTGGCGCTGTGCCTGGCGGTGCTGCTGCTCACCACCCGCTCGGTGGTGCGCGCCATCGGCGCCGCGCGCGCCGCCGCCGAACGCATTGCCGCCGGCGACCTCAGCGTGGCGATCGTGCCGCAGGGCGACGACGAGGCCGCGCAGATGCTGCTGGCGCTGGCGCGCATGCAGCAAAGCCTGGCCGGCCTGGTGGGCGAGGTGCGCGACACCACCGCCGGCCTGCATGCCGCCTCGCAGGACATTGCCAGCGGCAACCAGGACCTGAGCGAACGCAGCGAGCACAGCGCCTCCAGCCTGCAGCAGACCAGCGCCTGCATGGCCCTGCTGAGCGACAAGGTGCAGCGCAGCGCTGCCGATGCGCAAACGGCCCGCGCGCTGGCCAGCGACGCCAGCCGGGTGGCCACGCGCGGCGGCGAGGTGGTGGCCCAGGTGGTGCAGACCATGGACGAGATCCAGGCCAGCTCCAAGCGCATCGGCGACATCGTCGGCGTGATCGACGGCCTGGCGTTCCAAACCAATATCCTCGCCCTGAACGCCGCCGTGGAGGCGGCACGCGCCGGCGAGCAGGGCCGCGGCTTCGCGGTGGTGGCGGCCGAGGTGCGCAGCCTGGCGACGCGCTCGGCCGAGGCCGCCAAGGAGATCAAGCAGCTGATCGGCGCCTCGGTGCACAAGGTGGGCAGCGGCACCGCCCTGGTGGTGGATGCGGGCCAGACCATGCAGGACATCGTGCAATCGGTGCGCAGCGTCAGCGCCACCATCGCCGGCATCAGCGCCTCGGCCCAGCAGCAAAGCCAGGAGCTCGGCGAGGTCAGCAGCGCGGTGGCGCAGCTGGACGAGCTGACGCAGCGCAACGCCGCCCTGGTGGAGCAATCGGCGGCGGCGGCCGAGGGCCTGCGCGAACGGGCCGAGCGCCTGCAGGGGCTGGTGGCGGGCTTCCGCTGCTGA
- a CDS encoding SDR family oxidoreductase — MSQADGTGAGRYDSVFRPGLFKGQRIWVTGAGSGIGRCTAHELAALGATVILSGRSADKLERVAAEIREDGGQCDWRAFDIREEEAVKANIAAVLAQHGPVTGLVNNAGGQFPAPLMAISKRGFEAVVGNNLTGGFLMMRELFNQSLQQHGGAVVNMTADFRNGMPGMAHSGAARAGMSNLTMSAAFEWAHAGVRVNAVAPGWVASSGMDSYGPAIQLLIRQLKNHVPLRRLASEAEISAAIVFLLSPAAAFITGVTLQIDGAASLGNPMFPNLDHAGTTPFNGFHRAATPEVLK; from the coding sequence ATGAGTCAGGCAGATGGAACGGGGGCGGGGCGCTACGACAGCGTGTTCCGTCCGGGCTTGTTCAAGGGGCAGCGCATCTGGGTCACCGGTGCCGGCTCGGGCATCGGCCGCTGCACCGCCCATGAGCTGGCGGCGCTGGGGGCCACCGTGATCCTCTCGGGCCGCAGCGCCGACAAGCTCGAGCGCGTGGCGGCAGAGATACGCGAGGACGGCGGCCAATGCGACTGGCGCGCCTTCGACATCCGCGAGGAGGAGGCCGTCAAGGCCAACATCGCCGCGGTGCTGGCGCAGCATGGCCCGGTCACCGGCCTGGTGAACAACGCCGGCGGCCAGTTCCCCGCGCCGCTGATGGCCATCTCCAAGCGCGGTTTCGAGGCCGTGGTGGGCAACAACCTCACCGGCGGCTTTCTGATGATGCGCGAACTTTTCAACCAGAGCCTGCAGCAGCATGGCGGCGCGGTGGTCAATATGACGGCGGACTTCCGCAACGGCATGCCCGGCATGGCGCACAGCGGCGCGGCGCGCGCGGGCATGAGCAACCTCACCATGAGCGCCGCCTTCGAGTGGGCCCATGCCGGCGTGCGCGTCAACGCGGTGGCGCCCGGCTGGGTGGCCTCCAGCGGCATGGACAGCTATGGGCCGGCGATCCAGCTGCTGATACGCCAGCTCAAGAACCATGTGCCGCTGCGCCGCCTGGCCAGCGAGGCCGAGATCTCGGCGGCCATCGTGTTCCTGCTCTCGCCGGCCGCCGCCTTCATCACCGGCGTGACCTTGCAGATCGATGGCGCGGCCTCGCTGGGCAATCCGATGTTCCCGAATCTGGACCATGCCGGCACCACACCGTTCAACGGCTTCCACCGTGCCGCCACCCCCGAGGTGCTGAAGTGA
- a CDS encoding acyl-CoA carboxylase subunit beta yields the protein MSVLASRLNPKSKAFAANAEAMQAKLAELRALEAKVIAESASKRDKFEARGQLLPRERVARLLDRGSGFLELSSLAGLGLHDDDGKKSVLGGGSIVGIGVVAGKRVLISASDSAIKGGTVAPMGLKKALRAQEIARENKLPLIYLVESGGANLMYQSEMFVEGGRSFANQARLSAAGIPQIAVVHGSSTAGGAYLPGLADYVVLVRERSSIYLAGPPLVKAAIGEDATDEELGGSELHASVTGLGEYLTENDAHALALTRELMDKLNWPSVPVQAPGPAPLHDADELLGVVPADEREPYDAREVIARIVDGSDFLEFKAAYGSETLCGHARIEGQLVGILANNGAIQPQGSTKAAQFIQLCDQSGTPLVFLQNTTGYMVGREAERQGAIKHGSKMIQAVANARVPKFTFLLGGSFGAGNYGMCGRGFDPRFIFSWPSARTSVMGGAQAAKVMDIINRAKLERMGAPVNDEALAAMSDQLRQRIERESSVLFGTARLWDDGVIDPRDTRRVLALGLALAREAEAHPLRPNAFGVARF from the coding sequence GTGAGCGTGCTCGCGAGCCGCCTCAATCCCAAGTCCAAGGCCTTCGCCGCCAATGCCGAGGCCATGCAGGCCAAGCTGGCCGAGCTGCGCGCGCTGGAGGCCAAGGTGATCGCCGAATCGGCGTCCAAGCGCGACAAGTTCGAGGCGCGGGGTCAGCTCCTGCCGCGCGAGCGCGTGGCGCGCCTGCTGGACCGGGGCTCGGGCTTTCTGGAGCTCTCGTCGCTGGCGGGCTTGGGGCTGCACGACGACGACGGCAAGAAGAGCGTGCTGGGCGGCGGCTCCATCGTCGGCATCGGCGTGGTGGCCGGCAAGCGCGTGCTGATCTCGGCCAGCGACAGCGCCATCAAGGGCGGCACCGTCGCGCCGATGGGCCTGAAGAAGGCCTTGCGCGCCCAGGAGATCGCGCGCGAGAACAAGCTGCCGCTGATCTATCTGGTGGAGAGCGGCGGCGCCAACCTGATGTACCAGAGCGAGATGTTCGTGGAGGGCGGGCGCAGCTTTGCCAACCAGGCGCGGCTCTCGGCCGCCGGCATTCCGCAGATCGCGGTGGTGCATGGCTCGTCCACCGCGGGCGGCGCCTATCTGCCGGGCCTGGCGGACTATGTGGTGCTGGTGCGCGAGCGCTCCAGCATCTACCTGGCCGGCCCGCCGCTGGTGAAGGCCGCCATCGGCGAAGACGCCACCGACGAGGAGCTGGGCGGCAGCGAGCTGCATGCCAGCGTCACCGGCCTGGGCGAGTACCTCACCGAGAACGACGCCCATGCGCTGGCGCTGACGCGCGAGCTGATGGACAAGCTCAACTGGCCCAGCGTGCCGGTGCAGGCTCCCGGCCCCGCGCCCTTGCATGACGCCGACGAGCTGCTGGGCGTGGTGCCGGCCGACGAGCGCGAGCCCTACGATGCGCGCGAGGTGATCGCGCGCATCGTCGACGGCTCGGACTTCCTCGAGTTCAAGGCCGCGTACGGCAGCGAGACCCTGTGCGGCCATGCCCGCATCGAGGGCCAGCTGGTGGGCATCCTGGCCAACAACGGGGCGATCCAGCCGCAGGGTTCCACCAAGGCGGCGCAGTTCATCCAGCTCTGCGACCAGAGCGGTACGCCGCTGGTGTTTCTGCAGAACACCACCGGCTATATGGTGGGCCGCGAGGCCGAGCGCCAGGGCGCCATCAAGCATGGTTCCAAGATGATCCAGGCGGTGGCGAATGCGCGCGTGCCGAAGTTCACTTTTCTGTTGGGCGGCTCGTTCGGCGCCGGCAACTACGGCATGTGCGGGCGCGGCTTCGACCCGCGCTTCATCTTCAGCTGGCCCAGCGCGCGCACCTCGGTGATGGGCGGGGCCCAGGCCGCCAAGGTGATGGACATCATCAACCGCGCCAAGCTCGAGCGCATGGGCGCGCCGGTCAACGACGAAGCCCTGGCCGCCATGAGCGACCAGCTGCGCCAGCGCATCGAGCGCGAATCCAGCGTGCTCTTTGGTACCGCACGCTTGTGGGACGACGGCGTGATCGACCCGCGCGACACGCGCCGCGTGCTGGCCCTGGGCCTGGCGCTGGCACGCGAGGCCGAGGCGCACCCCCTGCGGCCAAACGCCTTTGGCGTGGCCCGATTCTGA
- a CDS encoding acyl-CoA dehydrogenase family protein, whose product MQFSAEHRALSDTVTKFVEKELNPHVPAWEKAEQFPAHEVFKKLGNLGLLGLKYPEEFGGAGLDFSYSMVMAEALGTCYCAGVPMGIGVHTDMCTPALARFGSDELRREFLAPSIAGDLVGCLGVSEAGGGSDVAAIKTSAKKDGGDYVINGSKMWITNGMQADWCCLLVNTSDGPVHKNKSLIVVPMDLPGITRQKIHKIGMDASDTAQLFFDNVRVPQRNLIGQEGMGFMFQMMQFQEERLWGAASSLKNLDRLIDLTIGYTRERKAFGKSILDNQVVHFRLAELRTEVEALRALTYAAVDQYVAGKDVTKLASMAKLKCGRLIREVSDSCLQYWGGMGFTWDNPISQSYRDGRLVSIGGGADEVMLSIICKLEGTLPKG is encoded by the coding sequence ATGCAATTCAGCGCAGAACACCGTGCCCTGTCCGACACGGTCACGAAGTTTGTCGAGAAGGAGCTCAACCCCCATGTGCCCGCGTGGGAGAAGGCCGAGCAGTTCCCGGCCCACGAGGTCTTCAAGAAGCTGGGCAATCTGGGCCTGCTGGGCCTGAAATATCCCGAGGAATTCGGCGGTGCGGGCCTGGACTTCAGCTACTCGATGGTGATGGCCGAGGCCTTGGGCACCTGCTACTGCGCCGGCGTGCCCATGGGCATCGGGGTGCACACCGATATGTGCACCCCGGCGCTGGCGCGCTTCGGCTCGGACGAGCTGCGGCGCGAGTTCCTCGCGCCCTCGATCGCCGGCGATCTGGTCGGTTGCCTGGGCGTCTCCGAGGCCGGCGGCGGCTCGGACGTGGCCGCCATCAAGACCAGCGCGAAGAAGGACGGCGGCGACTATGTGATCAACGGCAGCAAGATGTGGATCACCAACGGCATGCAGGCCGATTGGTGCTGCCTGCTGGTCAACACCAGCGATGGCCCGGTGCACAAGAACAAGAGCCTGATCGTCGTGCCCATGGACCTGCCGGGCATCACGCGCCAGAAGATCCACAAGATCGGCATGGACGCCTCCGACACCGCCCAGCTCTTCTTCGACAACGTGCGTGTGCCGCAGCGCAACCTGATCGGCCAGGAGGGCATGGGCTTCATGTTCCAGATGATGCAGTTCCAGGAGGAGCGGCTCTGGGGCGCGGCCAGCTCGCTGAAGAACCTGGACCGGCTGATCGACCTGACGATCGGCTACACGCGCGAACGCAAGGCCTTCGGCAAGTCCATCCTCGACAACCAGGTGGTGCATTTCCGCCTGGCCGAACTGCGCACCGAGGTGGAGGCGCTGCGCGCGCTCACCTACGCGGCGGTGGATCAATATGTGGCGGGCAAGGACGTCACCAAGCTGGCCTCGATGGCCAAGCTCAAATGCGGCCGCCTGATCCGCGAGGTGTCCGATTCCTGCCTGCAGTACTGGGGCGGCATGGGCTTCACCTGGGACAACCCCATCAGCCAGTCCTACCGCGATGGCCGCCTGGTCTCGATCGGCGGCGGCGCCGACGAGGTGATGCTGTCCATCATCTGCAAGCTCGAAGGCACGCTGCCGAAGGGCTGA
- a CDS encoding acetyl/propionyl/methylcrotonyl-CoA carboxylase subunit alpha: MFSKILVANRGEIACRVMRTARTLGYRSVAVYTEPDAGSPHVAQADEALQIGSYLDIAAMLEAARRTGADAIHPGYGFLSERADFAQACADAGLVFIGPPAASIAAMGSKSAAKRRMLAAGVPCVPGYLGEQQDEATLSAEAMKLGYPLLVKAVAGGGGRGMRVVHRAAELAGAIASARREAESAFGDGTLMLERLITEGRHIEIQVFADARGACIHLGERDCTAQRRRQKVIEESPSPLVSPAMRAAMGADAVAAAQAVGYVGAGTVEFIVDAELKHYFLEMNTRLQVEHPVTECVTGLDLVEWQLRIAAGEPLPLAQQDVQFQGHAIEARLYVENPYEGFRPQTGRIAWWRPELALRPGVRIDAGVAEGGEVGPHYDAMVAKFIAHGRDRADAIRRLRAALADAPLLGIANNACFLAELLDHPDFRQARLHTASLDGWHLPAPEPSESDWLIAAALVLMVPTPAAPRPASVASFDLSLQQGEQRRQWRATVGGHQLRLQAGEQVHELSLLGQDAAGRWRISLDGLQRSVIALRDEQAGSLELAAGAAVFRFHEPSAFPEARDLNNPAHARAPVAGLVAQVLVAEGDSVAEGQALLSVEAMKMEMWLTAGRAGRVKTLHVGPRESVAAGALLVELEDN; the protein is encoded by the coding sequence ATGTTTAGCAAGATTCTTGTCGCCAACCGCGGCGAAATCGCCTGCCGGGTGATGCGCACGGCGCGCACGCTGGGCTATCGCAGCGTGGCCGTCTACACCGAGCCGGACGCGGGCTCGCCCCATGTGGCGCAGGCCGACGAGGCCCTGCAGATCGGTTCCTATCTGGACATCGCGGCGATGCTGGAGGCCGCGCGCCGCACCGGCGCCGACGCCATCCATCCCGGCTACGGTTTTCTCTCCGAGCGCGCCGACTTTGCCCAGGCCTGCGCGGATGCGGGCCTGGTGTTCATCGGCCCGCCGGCGGCCAGCATCGCGGCCATGGGTAGCAAGTCGGCGGCCAAGCGGCGCATGCTGGCGGCCGGCGTGCCCTGCGTGCCCGGCTATCTGGGCGAGCAGCAGGACGAGGCCACGCTCAGCGCCGAGGCGATGAAGCTGGGTTACCCGCTGCTGGTGAAGGCCGTGGCCGGCGGCGGCGGGCGCGGCATGCGGGTGGTGCACCGGGCCGCCGAACTGGCGGGCGCCATCGCGAGCGCGCGCCGCGAGGCCGAGAGCGCCTTTGGCGACGGCACGCTGATGCTGGAGCGCCTCATCACCGAAGGCCGCCACATCGAGATCCAGGTGTTTGCCGATGCCCGAGGGGCTTGCATCCACCTCGGCGAGCGCGACTGCACCGCGCAGCGCCGCCGCCAGAAGGTCATCGAGGAGTCGCCCTCGCCGCTGGTGAGCCCGGCGATGCGCGCCGCCATGGGAGCCGATGCGGTGGCGGCCGCGCAGGCGGTGGGCTATGTGGGCGCGGGCACGGTCGAGTTCATCGTCGATGCCGAACTGAAGCACTACTTCCTGGAGATGAACACGCGGCTGCAGGTCGAGCACCCGGTGACCGAATGCGTCACCGGCCTGGACCTGGTGGAATGGCAGCTGCGTATCGCCGCCGGCGAGCCCCTGCCGCTCGCCCAGCAGGACGTGCAGTTCCAGGGGCATGCCATCGAGGCGCGGCTCTATGTGGAGAACCCCTACGAGGGCTTCCGGCCGCAGACCGGCCGCATCGCCTGGTGGCGGCCCGAGCTGGCGCTGCGCCCCGGGGTGCGCATCGACGCCGGCGTGGCCGAGGGCGGCGAGGTCGGGCCGCACTACGACGCCATGGTGGCCAAGTTCATCGCCCATGGGCGCGACCGCGCCGACGCGATCCGGCGCCTGCGCGCGGCGCTCGCCGATGCGCCCCTGCTGGGCATCGCCAACAACGCCTGCTTCCTGGCCGAGCTGCTGGACCACCCGGACTTCCGCCAGGCGCGCCTGCACACCGCCTCGCTGGACGGCTGGCATTTGCCTGCCCCCGAGCCCAGCGAGTCGGATTGGCTGATCGCCGCGGCCTTGGTCTTGATGGTGCCGACGCCCGCCGCGCCGCGGCCCGCCAGCGTGGCGAGTTTCGATCTCAGCCTGCAGCAGGGAGAGCAGCGCCGCCAATGGCGCGCAACGGTCGGCGGCCACCAGTTGCGCCTGCAAGCCGGTGAACAAGTGCATGAACTCAGTCTGCTGGGCCAGGACGCCGCGGGGCGCTGGCGCATCAGTCTGGACGGCTTGCAGCGCAGCGTGATTGCCTTGCGCGACGAGCAGGCCGGCAGCCTGGAGCTCGCCGCTGGCGCCGCGGTGTTCCGTTTCCACGAGCCCTCGGCCTTCCCTGAAGCTCGGGATCTCAACAACCCCGCCCATGCCCGCGCCCCGGTGGCCGGCCTGGTGGCGCAGGTGCTGGTGGCCGAGGGCGACAGCGTCGCCGAGGGTCAGGCCTTGCTCAGCGTCGAGGCCATGAAGATGGAGATGTGGCTCACCGCCGGGCGCGCCGGGCGCGTCAAGACCCTGCATGTGGGCCCGCGCGAATCGGTCGCGGCCGGCGCCCTGCTCGTTGAACTCGAGGACAACTGA
- a CDS encoding 3-keto-5-aminohexanoate cleavage protein, which yields MDNKAILTCALTGVLTNPRQHPVPVTPAQMASEARDAFNAGASVMHVHLRMQEEGLSHLPSWDPEVADSVVSAIRAACPGVIINLTTGVIGPDIAGPAACIRRVRPEIAACNAGSLNYLKLKDDGTWAWPPMVFDNPVAKVQAFLDVMAECGAHPEFECFDVGIVRAVGMYLKAGMYRGTPDLNFVMGVASGMPCDADLLSLLPRYLPPGALWQTTLIGRSEIWPVHQKTAELGGMLRTGLEDTFYLPDGERASGNGVLIQALAQCAERAGRAVASPAEARVLLGLG from the coding sequence ATGGACAACAAAGCCATCCTGACCTGCGCGCTCACCGGCGTGCTCACCAACCCCAGGCAGCACCCGGTGCCGGTGACGCCGGCGCAGATGGCCAGTGAGGCGCGCGACGCCTTCAACGCCGGTGCCTCGGTGATGCATGTGCATCTGCGCATGCAGGAGGAGGGCTTGAGCCATCTGCCCAGCTGGGACCCGGAGGTGGCCGACAGCGTCGTCTCGGCCATCCGTGCCGCCTGCCCCGGCGTCATCATCAACCTCACCACGGGGGTGATCGGCCCCGATATCGCCGGCCCGGCGGCCTGCATACGCCGCGTGCGCCCCGAGATCGCCGCCTGCAATGCCGGCAGCCTCAACTACCTCAAGCTCAAGGACGATGGCACTTGGGCCTGGCCGCCGATGGTGTTCGACAACCCGGTGGCCAAGGTGCAGGCCTTTCTTGACGTGATGGCCGAATGCGGCGCGCATCCCGAGTTCGAGTGCTTCGATGTCGGCATCGTGCGCGCGGTGGGCATGTACCTGAAGGCCGGCATGTACCGCGGCACGCCCGACCTCAACTTCGTCATGGGCGTGGCCTCGGGCATGCCCTGCGACGCCGATCTGTTATCCCTGCTGCCGCGCTATCTGCCGCCCGGTGCGCTCTGGCAGACCACCCTGATCGGCCGCAGCGAGATCTGGCCGGTGCACCAGAAGACCGCCGAGCTGGGCGGCATGCTGCGCACCGGCCTGGAAGACACCTTCTACCTGCCGGACGGCGAGCGCGCCAGCGGCAATGGCGTGCTGATCCAGGCGCTGGCGCAATGCGCCGAGCGCGCCGGCCGCGCGGTGGCCAGCCCGGCTGAGGCGCGGGTGCTGCTGGGCCTGGGCTGA